One window of the Solanum stenotomum isolate F172 chromosome 11, ASM1918654v1, whole genome shotgun sequence genome contains the following:
- the LOC125845978 gene encoding uncharacterized protein LOC125845978, with protein MASRDADRSRAYIARKKLEVKFPKPNSRVKNRPPEQIPRKAREYQEAKIRSPKITDDPTALADYRLRKRKEFETLISRASRNKSVWVKYAEWEESQKDLKRARSIWERALAVDALHHDHTIWLKYIDMEMKNKFVNHARNVWDRAVTLLPKVDQLWYKYIHMEEMLGNVAGARYIFWRWMTWMPDQHGWLSYIKFELRYNEIDKARAIFKRFVQCHPKVSAWIRFAKFEMENGEIERARNCYERAVEKLADDEDAKQLLVVFPEFEDKFKKTDRPRKYEKKKVILKLEYFDEKIKQKAMINVSSLEGVESISIDSKEKKLTITGNIDPVSLVFKLRKLCYTDILSVGPAKEPEKKKDEGSQKDERGKKEEGKKDDAKKGGRDKKKKDGKDEAQAYPAPMFYHYQQPYQPTVTAYYNYPSIEEDPNYCVIF; from the exons ATGGCCTCCAGAGATGCAGACCGAAGTCGGGCTTACATCGCTCGGAAGAAATTGGAGGTAAAGTTTCCTAAACCTAATTCACGGGTGAAGAACAGACCTCCGGAGCAAATCCCCCGAAAAGCTAGGGAATATCAAGAGGCCAAAATCAGATCACCGAAAATCACTGACGACCCAACAGCTCTAGCTGATTACCGCCTTCGCAAGCGGAAGGAATTTGAGACCTTAATTAGCCGTGCCAGCAGGAACAAGAGTGTGTGGGTGAAATATGCTGAATGGGAAGAATCACAAAAGGACTTGAAGCGAGCTCGTTCTATCTGGGAACGTGCACTTGCAGTCGATGCACTTCACCATGACCATACCATCTGGTTGAAGTATATCGATATGGAGATGAAAAATAAGTTTGTTAATCATGCTCGTAACGTATGGGATCGAGCTGTTACTCTTTTGCCTAAAGTTGATCAGCTGTGGTACAAGTATATTCATATGGAAGAAATGCTCGGCAATGTGGCCGGTGCGAGATATATTTTTTGGAGGTGGATGACGTGGATGCCGGACCAGCACGGGTGGTTGTCTTACATTAAGTTTGAGTTAAGGTATAATGAAATAGATAAGGCAAGAGCAATTTTCAAGAGATTCGTGCAGTGTCATCCAAAAGTTAGTGCTTGGATTAGGTTCGCGAAATTTGAGATGGAGAATGGGGAGATAGAGAGGGCAAGGAATTGTTATGAGAGAGCTGTGGAAAAGTTGGCTGATGATGAGGACGCTAAGCAGTTGCTTGTGGTATTTCCGGAGTTTGAGGACAAATTTAAAAAGACGGACAGGCCAAGGAAGTATGAAAAGAAG AAAgtgattttgaaattggagtaTTTCGACGAGAAAATCAAGCAGAAGGCCATGATAAATGTTTCTAGTCTTGAAG GGGTAGAATCAATTTCAATAGACTCAAAGGAGAAGAAATTAACAATAACAGGAAACATAGATCCAGTTTCACTAGTTTTCAAATTGAGGAAGCTCTGTTACACTGATATCCTCTCTGTTGGACCAGCAAAAGAGCcagagaaaaagaaagacgAAGGCAGTCAAAAAGATGAAAGGGGTAAAAAGGAAGAAGGCAAAAAAGACGACGCTAAAAAGGGAGGaagagataagaagaagaaagacgGAAAAGATGAAGCTCAAGCTTATCCCGCACCTATGTTTTATCACTATCAGCAACCTTATCAACCCACTGTTACTGCTTATTATAACTATCCAAGTATCGAAGAGGATCCAAATTATTGTGTTATCTTCtaa